One Nostoc sp. UHCC 0302 DNA window includes the following coding sequences:
- the rplX gene encoding 50S ribosomal protein L24, giving the protein MATKKDTPKVFHKMHVKTGDTVQIIAGKDKGKVGEIIQALPQLSKVVVKGVNIKTKHVKPQQEGESGRIVTQEAPIHSSNVMLYSTKQNVASRVAYTFTPEGKKVRKLKKTGEILDK; this is encoded by the coding sequence ATGGCAACCAAAAAGGATACGCCCAAAGTATTCCACAAAATGCACGTCAAAACTGGTGATACCGTACAGATCATCGCTGGCAAAGACAAAGGTAAAGTTGGCGAAATTATTCAAGCATTGCCCCAACTCAGTAAAGTTGTGGTAAAAGGTGTCAACATTAAAACTAAACACGTAAAGCCGCAGCAAGAAGGAGAGTCAGGGCGCATAGTGACCCAAGAAGCTCCAATTCATAGCTCTAACGTCATGCTTTACTCTACTAAGCAAAACGTGGCTAGTCGTGTAGCTTACACCTTCACACCAGAGGGCAAGAAAGTCAGGAAGCTCAAGAAAACTGGTGAAATTCTGGATAAATAG
- a CDS encoding 50S ribosomal protein L23 — MPNFDPRNLADLVRRPIVTEKATILMEQNKYTFEVIPKATKLEIKAAIEDLFQVKVVKVNTTLPPRKKRRVGRFIGYKPQYKRAIVTVATGDEEKIRQVLFPDV, encoded by the coding sequence GTGCCTAACTTTGACCCCCGTAACCTTGCCGACCTAGTTCGTCGCCCCATTGTCACCGAGAAGGCGACAATCTTAATGGAGCAAAACAAATACACTTTTGAAGTAATTCCCAAGGCGACCAAGCTAGAAATTAAAGCGGCGATTGAAGATTTATTTCAAGTCAAGGTTGTAAAAGTCAATACCACGCTACCACCACGCAAAAAGCGGCGTGTTGGCAGATTTATTGGTTATAAGCCCCAATATAAGCGAGCCATTGTTACCGTCGCGACTGGGGACGAAGAGAAGATTAGACAAGTTCTATTCCCAGATGTCTAA
- the rpsS gene encoding 30S ribosomal protein S19, which produces MGRSLKKGPFVADHLLSKIEKLNARNEKQVIKTWSRASTILPLMVGHTIAVHNGRQHVPVFVSEQMVGHKLGEFAPTRTYRGHGKSDKKAGR; this is translated from the coding sequence ATGGGTCGTTCTCTAAAAAAAGGTCCTTTCGTTGCCGATCATTTGCTCAGCAAAATTGAAAAGCTGAATGCAAGAAACGAAAAACAAGTTATTAAAACTTGGTCGAGAGCCTCGACAATTTTGCCCCTCATGGTAGGTCATACCATAGCTGTTCACAACGGACGCCAACACGTTCCAGTATTTGTTAGCGAGCAGATGGTGGGACATAAGTTGGGGGAATTTGCCCCGACCCGCACCTACAGGGGTCATGGAAAAAGTGACAAAAAAGCAGGTAGGTAG
- the rpsC gene encoding 30S ribosomal protein S3, producing MGQKIHPVGFRLGITQEHQSRWFAVPDRYPELLQEDYKLRQYIEKKLGRLAQNNAGISEVRIERKADQIDLEVRTARPGVVVGRGGQGIESLRTGLQELLGSNRQIRINVVEVQRVDADAYLIAEYIAQQLERRVSFRRVVRQAIQRAQRAGIQGIKVQVSGRLNGAEIARTEWTREGRVPLHTLRADIDYSYCTAKTVYGILGIKVWVFKGEIIPGQEETPPPPATRDREREREPRRRQQQRRRQQFEDRSNEG from the coding sequence GTGGGACAGAAAATTCATCCAGTAGGTTTTCGTCTGGGTATTACACAAGAACACCAATCCCGTTGGTTTGCAGTTCCTGACCGCTATCCAGAACTTCTACAAGAAGACTACAAACTCCGTCAATACATAGAAAAAAAGCTTGGTAGACTCGCTCAAAACAACGCCGGGATTTCCGAAGTGCGAATTGAGCGAAAAGCTGACCAAATCGACTTAGAAGTACGCACGGCTAGACCAGGCGTGGTCGTAGGTCGGGGAGGACAAGGTATCGAATCATTGCGTACCGGACTCCAAGAACTGTTGGGTAGCAATCGTCAAATTCGCATTAACGTAGTTGAAGTACAACGAGTTGATGCTGATGCATACCTGATTGCTGAATATATTGCTCAACAATTGGAACGCCGCGTTTCGTTCCGTCGGGTAGTACGGCAAGCGATTCAACGCGCTCAGCGAGCTGGCATTCAAGGTATTAAAGTCCAAGTTAGCGGTCGGCTCAACGGAGCGGAAATTGCTCGGACAGAGTGGACTCGTGAAGGTAGAGTACCTCTACACACTTTACGAGCTGACATTGATTACTCTTACTGCACAGCCAAAACCGTATACGGTATTTTAGGCATCAAAGTTTGGGTGTTTAAGGGAGAAATTATCCCAGGACAGGAAGAAACTCCACCGCCGCCAGCTACACGCGATCGCGAACGTGAACGTGAGCCTCGTCGCCGTCAACAACAACGCCGTCGCCAGCAATTTGAAGACCGCTCAAATGAAGGGTAA
- the rplP gene encoding 50S ribosomal protein L16: MLSPRRTKFRKQQRGRMEGLANRGSTLNFGDFALQAQEPAWITSRQIEASRRAMTRYIRRGGQIWIRIFPDKPVTMRPAETRMGSGKGSPEFWVAVVKPGRILFEIAGVSEEIAREAMRLASFKLPIKTKFITRSQPQEQE, translated from the coding sequence ATGTTAAGTCCTAGAAGAACTAAATTCCGTAAACAACAGCGCGGGCGGATGGAGGGACTCGCCAACCGTGGCAGTACCCTGAACTTTGGCGACTTTGCTCTCCAAGCTCAAGAGCCAGCTTGGATTACCTCACGGCAAATAGAAGCGTCTCGGCGAGCAATGACCCGTTATATTCGCCGGGGTGGACAAATTTGGATTCGGATTTTCCCTGACAAACCCGTAACTATGCGTCCCGCTGAAACCCGGATGGGTTCTGGTAAAGGTTCACCAGAATTTTGGGTAGCTGTAGTTAAACCAGGGCGAATTTTGTTTGAAATCGCTGGTGTTTCTGAAGAAATTGCCCGTGAAGCTATGCGCTTGGCTTCATTTAAGTTGCCAATAAAAACTAAGTTCATTACGCGCTCTCAACCACAGGAGCAGGAGTAG
- the rpmC gene encoding 50S ribosomal protein L29, which yields MPLPKISEARELNDEKLAQEILATKRQLFQLRLQKATRQLEKPHQFKHARHRLAQLLTVETERQRVASQSVQEEK from the coding sequence ATGCCTCTTCCCAAGATTTCAGAAGCTAGAGAATTAAATGATGAAAAACTAGCCCAGGAGATTCTCGCAACTAAAAGGCAACTGTTTCAATTGCGGTTGCAAAAAGCAACGAGACAACTAGAAAAACCTCATCAGTTCAAACACGCTAGGCACCGATTGGCCCAGTTGCTCACTGTAGAGACAGAGCGCCAACGGGTTGCAAGTCAATCGGTTCAAGAAGAAAAGTAG
- the rplE gene encoding 50S ribosomal protein L5: MATTRLKNLYRETIVPKLINQFQYTNVHQVPKLVKVTVNRGLGEAAQNAKALEASLNEIALVTGQKPVVTRAKKAIAGFKIRQGMPVGIMVTLRGERMYAFLDRLVSLSLPRIRDFRGVSPKSFDGRGNYTLGVREQLIFPEVEYDSIDQIRGLDISIITTAKNDEEGRALLKELGMPFRDQ; encoded by the coding sequence ATGGCGACAACAAGACTCAAAAACTTATACCGAGAGACAATTGTCCCCAAACTGATTAATCAGTTTCAATATACCAACGTTCATCAAGTCCCGAAGTTGGTAAAGGTAACTGTTAACAGAGGTTTGGGAGAAGCAGCGCAGAATGCGAAAGCGCTAGAAGCGTCTTTAAACGAAATTGCGCTGGTTACTGGTCAAAAACCAGTCGTGACACGGGCAAAAAAGGCGATCGCTGGCTTCAAAATTCGTCAAGGTATGCCTGTCGGCATTATGGTTACCCTTCGAGGGGAACGAATGTACGCCTTTCTCGACCGACTTGTTAGCTTGTCACTGCCCAGAATTCGAGACTTTCGCGGTGTTAGTCCGAAAAGCTTTGACGGTCGTGGCAACTATACTCTAGGTGTCAGAGAACAGCTAATTTTTCCAGAAGTCGAGTACGACAGCATCGATCAAATTCGTGGTTTGGATATTTCTATCATCACCACGGCGAAAAACGACGAAGAGGGCCGCGCCTTGCTTAAGGAATTGGGAATGCCCTTTCGCGATCAATAA
- the rplN gene encoding 50S ribosomal protein L14: protein MIQPQTYLNVADNSGARKLMCIRILGGGNRRYGGIGDKIIAVVKDATPNMAVKKSDVVEAVIVRTRKGVNRDSGMSIRFDDNAAVIINKDGNPRGTRVFGPVARELREKNFTKIVSLAPEVL from the coding sequence GTGATTCAACCCCAGACCTATCTGAATGTCGCTGATAACAGCGGTGCCCGTAAACTAATGTGTATCCGCATCTTAGGCGGGGGCAATCGCCGTTATGGTGGCATCGGCGATAAGATTATTGCCGTTGTCAAAGACGCTACACCCAACATGGCTGTAAAAAAGTCTGATGTTGTGGAAGCAGTAATTGTCCGTACTCGCAAAGGCGTAAATCGCGACAGCGGTATGAGTATTCGCTTTGACGATAATGCCGCCGTAATTATCAACAAAGACGGTAATCCTAGAGGAACACGCGTCTTTGGCCCAGTTGCACGCGAACTGCGCGAGAAAAACTTCACTAAAATCGTTTCTCTGGCTCCGGAGGTGCTGTAA
- the rplD gene encoding 50S ribosomal protein L4 produces MVQSVVKNWQGEQVGETSFELRVAKEETAAHIVHRALVRQLNNSRQGTVSTKTRSEVRGGGRKPWRQKGTGRARAGSIRSPLWRGGGVIFGPKPRDFDQKLNRKERRLALRTALVSRIDDLIVVEEFSNELSRPKTKELIAALARWGVAPENKSLLILSELPENVYLSARNIENLKLIAADQLNVYDLLHADKIVLTASALEKIQEVYSA; encoded by the coding sequence ATGGTTCAAAGTGTAGTTAAAAATTGGCAAGGAGAACAAGTCGGAGAGACAAGCTTCGAGTTGAGAGTTGCCAAAGAAGAAACAGCAGCGCATATTGTGCATCGAGCCTTGGTACGACAATTAAACAATTCTCGCCAAGGAACTGTCAGCACAAAAACTCGTTCTGAAGTGAGAGGCGGCGGTCGCAAACCCTGGCGGCAAAAAGGTACTGGTCGCGCTCGTGCTGGGTCTATTCGTTCACCACTGTGGCGTGGTGGTGGTGTAATCTTTGGGCCAAAACCCAGAGATTTCGATCAGAAATTGAACCGGAAAGAACGACGTTTAGCATTACGAACAGCGCTAGTCAGTCGTATTGATGATTTGATCGTAGTAGAAGAATTTAGCAACGAGCTATCCCGCCCAAAAACCAAAGAATTAATTGCAGCGTTGGCTCGTTGGGGAGTAGCACCAGAAAATAAATCCCTGTTAATTTTGTCTGAGCTTCCCGAAAACGTGTATTTGTCAGCCCGCAATATAGAGAATTTAAAGCTGATTGCAGCTGACCAACTAAATGTTTATGATTTGCTGCACGCTGACAAAATTGTACTTACGGCATCAGCCTTAGAAAAAATTCAGGAGGTCTACAGTGCCTAA
- the rpsQ gene encoding 30S ribosomal protein S17 codes for MAVKERVGLVVSDKMQKTVVVAVENRAPHPKYGKIVVQTRRYKAHDEENKCKVGDRVRIQETRPLSKTKRWQVTEVLNVKPA; via the coding sequence ATGGCAGTCAAAGAACGAGTTGGCTTGGTAGTGAGTGACAAAATGCAAAAAACGGTAGTAGTTGCCGTCGAAAACCGCGCTCCTCACCCCAAGTACGGCAAGATTGTAGTTCAAACCCGGCGCTATAAAGCTCACGACGAGGAAAATAAGTGCAAAGTGGGCGATCGCGTTCGCATTCAAGAAACCAGACCTTTGAGTAAAACCAAACGCTGGCAAGTCACAGAAGTCCTCAACGTCAAGCCTGCCTAA
- the rplB gene encoding 50S ribosomal protein L2, translating to MGTRSYRPYTPSTRQVTISDFAEITKTEPEKSLTTYKHRPKGRNNQGRITSRRRGGGHKQLYRIIDFKRDKRNIPAKVAAIEYDPNRNARIALLFYQDGEKRYILHPNGLKVGTTVIAGSDAPFEDGNALPLSNIPLGTSVHNVELTPGKGGQIVRSAGATAQVVAKEGNYVTLKLPSGEVRLIRRECYATIGQVGNTDARNLSAGKAGRNRWKGRRPKVRGSVMNPVDHPHGGGEGRAPIGRSGPVTPWGKPTLGAKTRKPKKASSKLIIRRRRKSSKRGRGGRES from the coding sequence ATGGGTACTCGTTCTTATCGCCCTTATACCCCTAGCACTCGCCAGGTTACGATATCCGACTTTGCGGAAATCACTAAAACCGAGCCGGAAAAATCGTTAACTACCTATAAGCATCGTCCTAAAGGTCGTAACAATCAGGGGCGGATTACTAGCCGTCGTCGCGGTGGCGGACACAAGCAACTTTATCGGATTATCGACTTTAAAAGAGATAAGCGTAATATTCCTGCTAAAGTTGCAGCTATTGAATACGATCCCAACCGTAATGCTCGAATTGCGCTGTTGTTTTATCAGGATGGCGAAAAGCGCTATATCCTCCACCCCAATGGGTTGAAAGTCGGGACAACAGTTATTGCCGGGTCAGACGCTCCCTTTGAAGATGGCAACGCGTTGCCTCTCTCCAACATTCCTTTGGGTACCAGTGTTCACAACGTAGAACTGACTCCTGGCAAAGGTGGTCAAATTGTACGTTCCGCTGGTGCTACTGCTCAAGTTGTGGCAAAAGAAGGGAACTATGTAACACTCAAGTTGCCTTCTGGAGAAGTCCGCTTAATCCGGCGGGAGTGCTACGCGACCATTGGACAAGTAGGTAATACTGACGCCAGAAACCTGAGTGCAGGTAAAGCCGGGCGAAATCGCTGGAAAGGCCGTCGTCCAAAAGTCAGAGGTAGCGTTATGAACCCTGTTGACCACCCACACGGCGGTGGTGAAGGTAGAGCGCCCATCGGAAGATCGGGACCTGTAACACCTTGGGGTAAACCAACCTTGGGTGCAAAGACACGCAAACCCAAGAAAGCAAGCAGCAAGTTGATCATACGTCGTCGTCGTAAATCTTCTAAACGCGGTCGCGGTGGTCGTGAATCTTAA
- the rplV gene encoding 50S ribosomal protein L22, whose product MATDTTEVKAIARYIRISAYKVRRVLDQIRGRSYREALIILEFMPYRATEPILKVLRSAAANAEHNAGLDRTQLIITQAYADQGPVLKRFQPRAQGRAYQIRKPTCHITVAVAANADAK is encoded by the coding sequence ATGGCTACTGATACTACTGAAGTGAAAGCGATCGCCCGTTATATACGCATTTCTGCTTACAAAGTGCGTCGTGTACTCGATCAAATTCGGGGGCGATCATATAGAGAAGCGCTAATTATCTTGGAGTTCATGCCTTACCGAGCCACTGAACCCATATTAAAGGTACTCAGAAGTGCCGCCGCTAATGCTGAACATAACGCTGGGTTAGATAGAACTCAGTTGATCATTACTCAGGCATACGCAGATCAAGGCCCGGTACTGAAACGCTTCCAACCAAGGGCACAAGGTCGCGCTTATCAAATTCGCAAGCCGACGTGTCATATTACCGTGGCTGTTGCTGCTAACGCTGATGCTAAATAA